CGTCCTCCGACGCCGTAGCCGGTTGCAAACGGCTCTCGCGAGGAACCACACTGAGAAAGCACACGTCTGTTTTTAACTGCAGGGAGTTGCTTCGAAAATGAACGAGTGAGGCGTCGTATTGCCAGCCAGGCGGGGGGCACACTGTGCTGCTTTCCACGGTTACAGTGGATAGTCGCACCGGTATATGATTGTGGCATCAGCTCGTCTTAGCGGTACCGGCGTCTTGaccgcgctgcagcccgcCGTCTACACGACACTTTTTGCATATGCACACGCGTTTCGGTGTGACTTGTAAGGAAGGAAATCCATTAACACTGCGAGAAAGGCCGAGATGCGGCGGGTATtcgggtttagggtttgacGCGCCTTTTCAGCAAGAATTCGTTAGCTAGGCGAAAGCAGCGCTCTGCTACGGGATAAAAAGTGATTGCCACGCTGCTGCCTCTAAACGTTCGCCCATCTTTGGGGCAATCCAGTTTTTTCGGTGCGAACAAACCTAGGAAGCGTCAGTCCACGAAGTATCGTAGAGTCTTGCTTCAGTTCATCGCCCTCTTGGGCGGGTGACACGAATTTGTGAAGTCCCTCGCGGGGAGGCGCTCGGGCCTTTAGTGGGAAGTACTGGCTCGAGGGCAGCCGATACCAATAGTGTGGTTGTCAAACACAGAGTGAGGCTGTGTTCTGAGCCAAACGCCATATTCGTTTGCATGTGTTGGACTGTCGAAACTCAACTTCATTCCTGGGAAAGCGCCATCAGACGCATAATTCACAAATTGATGAAGGACCTCCATGCGCACTGCGGAGCACAGCCGAATGTGCTTTCTGTGAAGAAACGTTACAAGAGACTCCCGGTGACAACTGCGCAGTCCGCAAGAGCTCCGCGGTACCCCAGGGATTCATCCCGATGTACGAGAGTGGTTTCTTCCGGCCTGTGTCTCCTCCCCCCTAACTGCCGGTGGAATTCCTCCGTACGACTTGGGACTCTGTGGGTAACTCCTGTCTCTTCTATCCGACGCTCAGTGTTCGACGCAGTCTACTGCTAGTGTGAGACTTCTCTGTCATCCtgagaggcaggcgctggcgcagtTTCCTATTTGGCCGGTAGATGCTGTGGCATGCAAGGTAGAAAAGGCGGGCGTTGCCAGACTTTGGTTGGGGCGCGGGGGAACACGGAGAAAAGCGCCAGCGACATGGGGAATTCTTCCGTAGCTGCGCGCAATCGCGAACGTCTTTTGGCGATCTGTTTGCCGTAAAATGGACAGTTCTCCATGCTGTGAAACGAGGCTTGTGTCCGTCGCTGCAAAGGTGCCAGTCTTCGGCGTCCATACACCTCAACAGTGAACGCGTCCTGTACGTACTCGCTTTGCTTTTTGTAAGTAAAGAATTGGAACGGATGAAACTGATTAGCTGACGCCGAAGGAAACTTCGTTAGTATCGGTCGTGTTCGTTTCTTCCCAACAACCCGAAGATGCTCCGTTGATGTGCACGCTTCTTCTGTCCATCTTCCTCTTGCCACAGCATCTCCTGCCGTCCGCGGCACACAAGAGAACGGTTACTCTCGCATTCTCTGCTGTGCTCAACCGGACAACAAGGATATTTTGACAGAGAGTTCTGTAACAGGCACTGTATATTTACTCCCAGTCTTTTTCGCGTAAAGGAGAAAGATCTGGCTCTTCGAGGCCATCCTCACCCCCCGATTCACTGCACTCTTTAGGGCGCAGTCTGCGAAGCGTCAGGCCGCTTGCGCGCGCCGAGTTTCACCCAGTCAGTCTAGTCTCGTTTCTAGATCTGTTTGTTTTCCCATCATTCGTCTGTCTCATCTCTTCTCATCCGCCTGTCAAGGTCCATCCCCCGGCCTTCAGCTGTCGCGGGCGACTTCCCTTCCCTGTCTAccccctctctccgccggcggcttTTTCCGCGCGTTTCCCGCATTTGCTCGCAGCggctctttctccttcttctcctctgcttttcttccgcttcgtcACGATGGCGCGGCTAGAGCCAGATTCGAACTTCGTCTTCGAGACGTCAGAGGACTGTCAGGTCCTGCCGACTTTCGACTCGATGGGCTTCAAGGAAGACCTTCTCCGCGGAATCTACGCGTACGGGTTCGAGCGCCCCTCGGCtgtgcagcagcgagccATCGTGCCGATCATGAAGGGCCGCGACGTGATTGTGCAGAGTCAGTCGGGTACGGGTAAAacctgcgtcttctgcctgGGCAGCCTCCAGTGCATCGACCCGAAGGTTCGGGACCCGCAGGCACTCATTCTCAGCCCCACCAGAGAACTTGCCGAGCAGTCCCAGAAGGTCTGCTTGGCTCTTGGAGACTACATGTCTGTCCAGGTGAGCGCTCTCTCCAGTCCGAAGCTGCATGAAGCTCGCGAGGATCCCCAGGTCTAGTGCTTTCCCGCCTTTACGCACATCTacttatctatctatgtatctatatatatatatatatatatatctatataaaTATTTGTAGATGGATGTGGAAATATTACGCGCACTCCTACGAAGAGTGCGGGCTGCGACGTCGGTTCCTACTTTTGGCTAGTGTGCGCACTGGAACGGGCTCATGTCTGGCGctgagcgcgcgcgccaacGACCTCGCGGTTGCCAGGCCAGGCACCGAGTAccgctctgcgcgtctcttcggATCTGCACGACGCTGCGTAGATGCgcatctgtatatatatatatatatatatatatatatatatatatatgtatttatgtgtgtgtgtgttttttttttttttgcgttATTTCGTCTCGGTGTGGCGTAGGTCCATTGCTGCATTGGCGGCAAGCGCGTCGGCGACGACAttcgcgcgctggaggccggAGTGCACATCGTCTCCGGTACGCCCGGTCGCGTGTTTCACATGATCGCTCAGAGACACTTCAGCACGCGACACATCAAGCTTCTGGTTCTCGATGAAGCCGACGAAATGCTGAACCGCGGCTTCAAGGAACAAGTCTACGACATCTACCGCTACCTCCCCCCCGCCACCCAAGTCGTGCTCGTGTCTGCGACGCTGCCCCACGAGGTGAGGGTCCCGCGGCTCAGTCGACTTCGCGTGCATCGCCCGAAACGCGCGCCGacggaaggcgcagagaatagccggaggacgcgagaggcCGGACGGTCGTCGGGGAGGGGccggtgtgtgtgtgtgtgtgtcagCAGCATTTGTTTTTATTAAAGAAACGGCCGTGTGCagacgcgctgctcgcggggCGTCTGTGAGCCACCGCAGTTCCAAGTTGATTTGCGGAGCAGACAGCGCAGCGAAGGAGTGGGACCGTTTTTCACCGGTTCGAATTTTGGTTTCCTCGGTTTGCATTTCGACAGCGGTGTCGTGTCACGCAGACGGTGGACAGGCAAGCGCTCATGCGCCGCGGAGGTGGCTCGTCTCCTCGGGCGCAGCGCTCTTTTCTGGTGCTGCAGGCAATGTGAAGAGATGCCGAAAGCTTTCAAGTTGCTTCTGCCGGATGGGGGCCTCACCGTtgcgctggctgcggcgtgtgtgtgtgtatatgtggGTTGAGGGTGCAGGTCTTGGAAATGACAACCAAGTTCATGGACGATCCGTTCCGCGTGCTGGTCAAGCGTGATGAATTGACGCTGGAAGGCATCAAGCAGTTCTTCGTCGCAGTCGAGCGCGAGCAGTGGAAATTCGACACCTTGACGGATCTGTACGACACACTCACCATCACACAGGCCGTCATCTTCTGCAATACCAAGGCGAAGGTTGAGTGGCTCGCGCAGAAAATGAAGGAGGCGAATTTCACGGTACGTCTCAGCTGCCCGAACCTGCGACATCAGGAGCCAACGAGACGTCGGGCGCCTGAGACGTGACGTGGCCCTGGATCGCGGTAGACAGGCAAACGAACGCCACGGGCAACGTGCGTGCCGCGCTTAGGAGAAGCTCACGAAGGGTGGAACGTTTTAGGGGGGCGTTTTTCCCCATGTAACGTCCCGCGAGGCAGTTCGgtgtgcatgcgcatacTCTGTTTTTCAGGTCAGCCGCATGCATGGTGATATGCCGCAGCAAGAACGTGACGAAATTATGAGGCAGTTCCGAGGCGGACAAAGCCGCGTCCTCATCGCCACCGATGTGTGGGGTCGTGGACTCGACGTGCAGCAAGTAAGCAACCGATAAATCCGGCGCCTGTTGTGCGGCGGGGATAACTTGCGCTTTACTGCGTTCGCGAAGAACGAGTTGAGCATTCCGCGCTGAGGGGCTCGAGTCCTTCCGTCACTTCTTTCAACCTGGCGGTGGTGTTTCTTTCTGAGCCGCGCGTGGTCTATGTCGCTGCGTTGTCTGCAGGTTTCCCTCGTTATCAACTACGACTTGCCCAACAGTCGTGAGCTGTACATCCACCGCATTGGTCGTTCCGGTCGTTTCGGTCGCAAGGGTGTGGCAATTAACTTCGTGAAGGTATGCCCGCAGGACGAGAAAATGTCGTCCGGCTGCGTGGTTCGCATGGACGATGCAACAGGGACAGGAGACGTGAATGCGTTTTATCTGCTTTGTTGCATCATCTGTTGTTTGTGCTTCGTTTTGAGAGGCGCCAGTCCGTCGCGGGCCACCGTTTCTGCGAGGCTGCTGTGAACAGCTGTATGGGTTCTGGGTGTATACACCGGAGTCGCGCCTGGGTTCATTTCTGTCCTATTGTTGTGTGTTCGCACCTGGCGTGGGTGTATCGATGTTCATTTCTTTTGGGTTTCGAGGTGGTCTTGCTGTTCCCGCTTTCAGAACGACGATATTCGCATTCTCCGAGATATCGAGCAGTACTACGCCACACAGATCGACGAAATGCCAATGAACGTCGCAGACCTCATCTAAGCTGGACTTCCTGCCTTTGGCGGCCGGCCGGTCGGAAAGAAACACATGTGATCCGTTGTTCTAGAGTCGTGGCTTGTGACACTAtcttgttttctcttttttcctcgtcgtctgttTCTGATCGTCTCTTGACCTCACGGGTGCATACTTTTCCGTTTTCTGTGATTCATGCGCGAACGATGTGGATTTTATGACTCTCGCCAGGTTCTCTCCAGGGCacaaggggggggggggggtgaaGAAAAGTTCCTCTGGGCTTGCCGCGCACCGGCAAGTTTAGCGCAAGACATCGAATTCTCGAAAAACGGCAGTTGCTCACGTCGGGTGTACAGACAGCGTGACTCGGTTGCGACCTGGTCTCATGGGCAGTTCCTTCGGTTAGCCCGTCTGACGTTAACCACCTGTGGGCGAGCCTCGTTAATCAGATATCCACAGTTCAAACATGCCTGCAAGCAGGCAAGTACCAGCGTACGGCAATCAGGTGAATGTAGATTTGGCACCGGCGAACTGCGGGGCTCCTGTACGTCGAAAAAGGCGTCCGCTATCGTGGTATTCACAAAACGGTCTTCGGTGGCCGTAGCTTCACATCACAGCATGTTTGCTTCCGATAGCACGAAGAGGGCACTTCGCGCTTCTTAATCATACTGTCGCAATCTGTCTTCGGTACGCGGGCGAGACTCTAGGGAACCGGGTCCTATGGTTCTGTTGGTCTTGCCTGCGGGCAGGACACTTCCCGTCCGAGGGCGTAGTGCTTCGGTGGCTCTGAAAGCTATGGAGATCGGCCGAGAAGCGTGCTTCTAGATCGAGGCTGCTGTGCAATGACCACTGCCGCAGACCGTGCCGAACTCTTGCAGTGCTACTTCTTTTGCATGGGTATTCGGAAAGGTTAACTCCCTACACACCGAAGAAGCGAGCGTCCCCACCTGTGCGTACCATAAAATTCACGTCTATCGTAGATGACGCGCAGACAGGTGGTGTAGGCAAAGAACCCTACACCTGCCTAGTTCGCGAATCATCGGATAGCAGCATTGCCACCCAACGAGATGCCACCTTCGCACGCGGATCTAGAGAACGGAGTTCGGCGTGTTGCTCGTGGCaccccgcgtcgcctgtcgTGTGATGCAAAGACGAGTGTTTCCACGTAAAGCGACCGTCGGGTACGGCATTTCAGTTGGCAACGCGGAACGCGGTCACTGCCGCGTCCCccttcgcctgcctgcgTGCCCAGACTAGATACTGGACGCATCCACTGTCAGAATCGTAACAACTGCGTACTATGCGGGGGTCTTGTGCAATAATCAGTTTTGGACCCTACCAAGGATGGCACACTGCACCACGACATGATGAGTTCGGCGCTAGCTGTCGCAAAAAATCAATACGCCTTCGGTTCCACAAAGGCGGACCGGGCTTCGCCAGAGTGCCTCTTGCAGAGCTCGTTCTCGTGAGACACGATCTGAAACCCGGCGCCGTGCATTGTCACGCGGACGTCTACCGAGAAACCGGAAAAAGAAGAATGTTGATGTTTCGATACATACTCAAGCAGGGCATACGCCCACTCCAAAGTCGTCAAGGATGGATCCACTGGAAAGAGGACACCGGTAGGATGCGAAGATGCGCGGTGCTAGTCTGGTTCAAAGCAAAAATAAAAACGCAACCATGAGCCAAGTACCAAATAAAAGACGTTTTCGTGTCGACCCACACCTCCGCTATACGCAGAGGGTGCATCTCACTTTGGTCTTCGCAGTCTCTACGCAACCTCTCCTTCCGATGGGTCTCCGTGTAGAGTCCGATACACTTTCCTACACATGCCATCTGAGAATCGCTCGTTAGGTCGGCTTTCACACAGCCGATCTAGGCGTGCCTTCCTCGCATACTTTGAAGACTGAACGTGACTTGCACTCCCAGAGTGCCGGCGGACAGACAAACGCCCTCTTGAGTGCCGTGCGTCTGCAATGCGACCAAAATTTGTCTGTTCCAGACGGCCCTCCAGGTTGTACCTGTGCTGTTGTGCAGCCAGTCCTCCTGGGCATGCTGCGTGCGTCTccccgctgcgtctgcgctctACTCGACGATGAGGACCTTGAGGAGGTTGCTGGAACCAGCGACTTCCTCCTTCATGCCGTGGACGGCGACTATGCTCTCACCCTCGGTGACGAGTTCGCGCTCCTTGGCAATGACCAGCGCGTTTCTGATGACGTGGTCAGTGCCCTGAAACGACGGGACCTGCATAGTAGTCACGCCGCGGATGACCTGCAGGTGCTTGATGGTGCTTTCGGAGGCGCTGAGCGCGAGGATGGGCTGCATCGGACGGTACTTGGCGATGAGGCGCGCCGTCTGACCGGTCTCAGTGAGAGCCAAGATGATGGCAGCGTTCACGCCCTCCGCAGTCTcgacagctgcgcgagccacGGCCTCCTGTGTGGTGATGGGCGAGGGAACCGCCAAGCACATGGCGCGGTACAGCGCCGGGTAGTCCACGCATGTCTCAGCCTCGTAGCAGATGCGCGCCATCGTCTCTACGGTGATGACGGGGAACTCTCCGTTGGCGGTTTCGCCAGAAAGCATTACGCAGTCCGTGCCGTCCAGCACAGCGTTCGCGAcatccgcggcctccgcgcgagtcGGGCGTGGGTTCTTGATCATGCTCTCGAGCATCTGCGTGGCTGTAATCACGGGCTTGCCCGCCACGTTGCACTTGGCAATCATCATCTTCTGCGCCAGAAAGACCTTCTCGGGCGGGATCTCCATGCCCAAGTCACCCCGGGCGATCATGATACCGTCAGCCTCAGCCAGAATCTCGTCAAAATTGATCAGACCCTCAACGTTCTCGATCTTGGGAATGATGCGGATGTGGCGACCGCGTGGGCCCAACAGGCTGCGGATGAGACGCACATCGTCCGCGCTCTGCACGAAGGACGCCGCGATGAAATTGCATCCCATCGGGATACCAAAGTTCAAGATATCGTTCTTGTCCTTTTCGCCGATGACGGGGAGCTGCACCTGAGAAAAAGAGCGACGGATACGCACTCACAAAAAATGGATGTCGGTCGACCCCATGCGCGGACCAACACGAAGGCAACGCAAGAAAAGAGAGATCAGCCGGAAAGCCGACGCTTCCAGAACTGGCGTGCGACGGAGCAGAAAATGCTGCAAACGCGGTAAGCCCCTAGAGAGCAGTGAAAAACGgcaaagaaggcgaagcaccGCGCGCACAGCGGTGGAGCCCGACGACGCACCTTGACGTTCGGCAGGTTCATATTCTTGCGCTCGCCGATGGTCGCGGCGTTCTCGACGCGGGTCAGGACGTAGTCGTTACCGACTTCAGTGACCTTCACGGACAGGGAGCCGTCCGCAATCAGGATTGTGTTTCCTGCGCACGAACACAACACAAGCTCAGACAGCACACACTCGGTCGCGGAAACGCCCACTTTTTGCGGGGGGCTGAAGCTATATATTTGCCCCTCCTTCGCTGCATGACTAAAAGTGTCGTGAAGCGAGAACAAAACCTGCAGCAAATTTAGATTTCTGTACCAGACGACGCGTCCCCCGTGCGCATGTATCTACAGGCGCCTACAAGAGTGCCCATCGAAacggccgccagcgaggtACGGGATTCGCTTTCAACGGTCCTGCGGGTACGACGTCCCCGTTGAAATCATCACAGCACCGGAGTGGAAGACGCTTCCGCTGTGGCATCGCTACAGGGAACATCTCGGTAGACGCAAATGTGAAATTGGTCCTGCATACCTGGTTTCACCGACTGCGGAAGCGCAGCGTACGAGCACGCAATGGTCGTCTCGTCACCAACGAAGCTGTAGTCAGTCACGATTTTCAGAGTCGcgccctgctgcagcgtAATCGGCTTGTGGTCCTGAACCGAGAAAACAGGCAGGCACACTTAGTCCGTTCATCTaccttcgcggcgcgtgctgccTTCTATTGCATAAGTACCCGGTATTTCCGCACTCCCTTCTATCGCGCTTCCTGCTTCAGCCTTCGTCTACTTCACCATACTGCACGTCTGCTCCTCGTCTGACTCCTCTGATGACTGGCTCTCCTGAAACCTACTTCCCGAGCCCCCACCAGGCACCTGCGGCTGCACTCGGCAACTATTTTCACCACACAGAATCTGCACTTTACAGCGATTCCTTGCCCCTTGACACCAATCGCTTTCCCCCCCTTCGctcgtctcgtcttctcttcccCACCTCGACTGATTCGCGCACCTGGCGGCGGGCGATACAACCCGAAACCACTCCTCCCGTCACAAAACTAGGTCTCCACTGTGTTATCGGATTTCAGCTCCTGTGATCACATGCGCCTGTGTCTGCAACGGGGGATATGTACCTTCAACATCCCTGTGCGGATTTCCGGGCCCTTGGTGTCCAAGAGAATGGCAAGGCGCGCTTCGGGTCTCTGCTTCATCGCTTCCTGGATGTTTTGCACAGTACGTGCGTGCGTCTCGTGGTCACCGTGAGAAAAGTTCAGACGGCACACGTTCATACCGGCGTCGATCATCTTCACGAGTGTGTCTACGTTCCAGCACGCCGGTCCCATAGTGCACACGATGCGCGTGCGATGCGCAGTCCAGTCCTCTTCCGAGCGAGGCTCAAGAATCTGCGACATGCGGATGTTGGTGCTCTTGCCCAGCTGCTGTGTCATTACGGAACTGGCAGACACCAAGCGGGCA
This portion of the Besnoitia besnoiti strain Bb-Ger1 chromosome VII, whole genome shotgun sequence genome encodes:
- a CDS encoding putative eukaryotic translation initiation factor 4A, isoform 3 (encoded by transcript BESB_077670) — protein: MARLEPDSNFVFETSEDCQVLPTFDSMGFKEDLLRGIYAYGFERPSAVQQRAIVPIMKGRDVIVQSQSGTGKTCVFCLGSLQCIDPKVRDPQALILSPTRELAEQSQKVCLALGDYMSVQVHCCIGGKRVGDDIRALEAGVHIVSGTPGRVFHMIAQRHFSTRHIKLLVLDEADEMLNRGFKEQVYDIYRYLPPATQVVLVSATLPHEVLEMTTKFMDDPFRVLVKRDELTLEGIKQFFVAVEREQWKFDTLTDLYDTLTITQAVIFCNTKAKVEWLAQKMKEANFTVSRMHGDMPQQERDEIMRQFRGGQSRVLIATDVWGRGLDVQQVSLVINYDLPNSRELYIHRIGRSGRFGRKGVAINFVKNDDIRILRDIEQYYATQIDEMPMNVADLI
- a CDS encoding pyruvate kinase PyK1 (encoded by transcript BESB_077680) — protein: MASTQPQTLGAGVAESGRVARLVSASSVMTQQLGKSTNIRMSQILEPRSEEDWTAHRTRIVCTMGPACWNVDTLVKMIDAGMNVCRLNFSHGDHETHARTVQNIQEAMKQRPEARLAILLDTKGPEIRTGMLKDHKPITLQQGATLKIVTDYSFVGDETTIACSYAALPQSVKPGNTILIADGSLSVKVTEVGNDYVLTRVENAATIGERKNMNLPNVKVQLPVIGEKDKNDILNFGIPMGCNFIAASFVQSADDVRLIRSLLGPRGRHIRIIPKIENVEGLINFDEILAEADGIMIARGDLGMEIPPEKVFLAQKMMIAKCNVAGKPVITATQMLESMIKNPRPTRAEAADVANAVLDGTDCVMLSGETANGEFPVITVETMARICYEAETCVDYPALYRAMCLAVPSPITTQEAVARAAVETAEGVNAAIILALTETGQTARLIAKYRPMQPILALSASESTIKHLQVIRGVTTMQVPSFQGTDHVIRNALVIAKERELVTEGESIVAVHGMKEEVAGSSNLLKVLIVE